The following are encoded together in the Thermothelomyces thermophilus ATCC 42464 chromosome 3, complete sequence genome:
- a CDS encoding ABC transporter-like protein: MDSLIEHGGSEQGSSTALLVLQKAQLLYPVILLLAFTLSAGVHTVITSKSEEQLAAPTVTGPGGKPLPITKRKREQEALQEADDVDGAAGLARPVFLYLTAAVVTSFVANGAAVAIHAMGSTRDGGLDNAWWCGEERIVYIVGSAFLYLYVLITLFEWRKGPIVVHAIFWVLGLIGEIVILLASVLALTDSGYLRYLTAPPDNGLGFWDLVDVGIAGVRICLLVSLIGLYAAVARKRVETRRLHDEEAQRSVVDVDEASPLLDSNGDYRDHSNGHARRGIHYGTTGRNTRRNLDAPGEQGCQQQQDEGAAFYRPDKLPHKTWFEYCRGYSIFFPYLWPSKSAKLQGVVLLCFILVILQRVVNILVPAQLGVLTDTFKKQGIDKVWLELGLLILYKLLQGPSGLLGSIRSILWIPVSQHTYRALTTAAFEHVHSLSLDFHLGKRTGEVLSALNKGASINQFLEQVTFQVVPMLVDLLVAIIYFYIRFGSIYALFVSIITFYYLYLTIRMAATRADQRREMVNADREEEAVKNDSIMSYETVKYFNAERREFDRYGEAIKKFQEAEAKVTYGISHMNICQSVVFMCGLLVALLTCGYQVSRGDRTVGDFVLLVTYLNQLQGPLNFFGTFYRTVQSAMISGERLLELFKIQPTVVDKLGVGPLRECTGHIKWNNVGFSYDKRRPALRDLSFECKPGTTTAFVGESGGGKSTVFRLMFRYYNCHEGSIEVDGHDVKDVTIDSVRRFIGVVPQDTILFNETLMYNLKYANPNATDEEVFDACRAAAIHDRIMSFPDGYLTKVGERGLRLSGGEKQRVAIARTILKNPRIIMLDEATSALDGETEQKIQSKLISGKFGQDRTLLIIAHRLSTITHADQIIVLHAGTVVERGTHQELLALNGRYAAMWEKHCRAEKAAEHARDATRKAKKLLSQANLGDDGYNSMLSSTVLPTAPQSPSANAADAHETASISSNTSNTSSSGSDGTLQDDGADAHDGQPDKPKDEARPLLYSFPSESSSAGRSTDTSRFP; the protein is encoded by the exons ATGGACTCGTTGATCGAGCATGGCGGTTCGGAGCAGGGCTCCAGCACGGCCCTGCTGGTCCTGCAGAAGGCTCAGCTGCTCTATCCGGTCATCCTGCTCCTGGCCTTCACCCTCTCGGCCGGCGTCCACACCGTTATCACGTCCAAATCCGAGGAGCAGCTGGCTGCACCCACCGTGACGGGCCCCGGCGGGAAGCCGCTGCCGATCACCAAGCGAAAACGGGAGCAGGAAGCGCTACAGGAAGCCGACGACGTCGatggcgccgccggcctcgCTCGCCCCGTGTTTTTGTACCTGACGGCCGCCGTTGTGACGTCGTTCGTCGCCAATGGCGCCGCTGTCGCGATCCACGCCATGGGATCAACCAGAGACGGGGGGCTCGACAATGCGTGGTGGTGTGGCGAAGAGAGAATC GTCTACATCGTCGGCTCGGCGTTTCTCTACCTGTACGTCCTCATCACTCTCTTCGAGTGGCGCAAAGGTCCAATCGTGGTTCACGCCATCTTCTGGGTCCTCGGTCTCATAGGCGAAATTGTCATCCTGCTCGCCTCGGTTCTCGCTCTCACCGATAGTGGCTACCTGCGCTACCTAACAGCACCCCCGGACAACGGTCTCGGATTTTGGGACCTGGTCGATGTCGGTATCGCGGGAGTCCGTATCTGTCTACTCGTCTCTCTAATCGGCCTATACGCTGCCGTTGCCAGGAAGCGGGTCGAAACGCGGCGCCTGCACGACGAGGAGGCACAGCGATCGGTCGTGGACGTGGACGAGGCGAGCCCGCTGCTCGACAGCAATGGAGACTACCGCGACCATAGCAACGGGCATGCGAGGCGTGGCATTCACTACGGCACCACCGGCAGAAACACGCGCCGTAACCTGGATGCGCCCGGGGAACAGGGatgccagcagcagcaggacgaGGGGGCTGCCTTCTACAGGCCGGACAAGCTCCCTCACAAGACGTGGTTCGAATATTGCCGCGGCTACTCCATCTTTTTCCCCTACCTGTGGCCCAGCAAGTCCGCCAAGCTCCAGGGGGTTGTTCTCCTGTGCTTCATCTTGGTGATCTTGCAGCGCGTCGTCAACATCCTCGTTCCTGCCCAGCTCGGCGTCCTCACCGACACGTTCAAGAAGCAGGGTATTGACAAGGTGTGGTTAGAGCTCGGGCTCCTCATTCTCTACAAGCTGCTCCAAGGACCGTCTGGCCTGCTGGGCTCGATCCGGTCGATTCTCTGGATTCCCGTGTCGCAGCACACATACCGGGCCCTGACGACGGCCGCTTTCGAACATGTCCATTCCCTCTCGCTGGATTTCCATCTGGGCAAGCGCACGGGCGAGGTGCTCTCGGCGCTCAACAAGGGCGCGTCCATCAACCAGTTTCTCGAGCAGGTCACGTTCCAGGTAGTGCCGATGTTGGTGGACCTTCTGGTGGCCATCATCTACTTCTACATCCGCTTCGGCTCCATCTACGCCCTCTTCGTCTCCATCATCACGTTCTACTACCTTTACCTGACCATCCGTATGGCCGCCACCAGAGCTGATCAGCGCCGCGAGATGGTCAACGCCGACCGCGAAGAGGAAGCCGTCAAGAATGATTCCATCATGTCGTACGAGACGGTCAAGTACTTCAACGCCGAGAGGAGGGAGTTTGACCGCTACGGCGAGGCTATCAAGAAGTTccaggaggccgaggccaaGGTTACGTACGGCATCAGCCACATGAACATCTGCCAGTCGGTGGTGTTCATGTGCGGCCTGCTTGTCGCCCTGCTGACGTGCGGCTACCAGGTGTCGCGTGGCGACAGGACCGTAGGCGATTTTGTCCTCCTTGTCACATACCTCAACCAGTTGCAGGGCCCTCTCAACTTCTTTGGCACTTTCTACCGTACGGTGCAGTCGGCCATGATCTCGGGCGAGAGGCTGCTCGAGCTCTTCAAGATCCAACCGACCGTCGTCGACAAGCTCGGCGTGGGTCCGCTGCGGGAGTGTACCGGCCATATCAAGTGGAATAACGTCGGCTTCTCGTACGACAAGCGCAGGCCCGCCCTGCGCGACCTGTCCTTCGAGTGCAAACCGGGCACCACGACCGCATTTGTGGGCGAGTCCGGCGGGGGCAAGTCCACCGTTTTCCGCCTCATGTTTCGGTACTACAACTGTCACGAGGGCAGCATCGAGGTTGACGGCCACGACGTCAAGGACGTAACCATCGACTCAGTGCGCCGCTTCATCGGTGTTGTGCCGCAGGACACCATCCTGTTCAACGAGACGTTGATGTATAATCTCAAGTACGCCAACCCGAATGCGACCGACGAGGAGGTCTTCGATGCCTGCCGCGCCGCTGCCATCCACGACCGTATCATGAGCTTTCCCGACGGCTACCTTACCAAAGTCGGCGAGCGCGGACTCCGGCTGAGCGGCGGCGAGAAACAGCGCGTGGCCATTGCGCGGACGATTCTGAAGAACCCCAGGATCATCATGCTGGATGAGGCGACATCGGCGCTCGATGGCGAGACGGAGCAAAAGATCCAGTCCAAGCTGATCAGCGGCAAATTCGGCCAGGATCGCACGCTGTTGATTATCGC TCACCGGTTGTCGACCATCACCCACGCCGACCAGATCATCGTCCTCCATGCTGGTACCGTCGTCGAGAGGGGCACTCACCAAGAGCTTCTGGCGCTCAATGGCCGCTACGCCGCCATGTGGGAGAAGCACTGTCGCGCCgagaaggcggccgagcACGCTCGCGACGCCACTAGGAAAGCAAAGAAGCTGTTGAGCCAGGCGAAcctcggcgacgacggctaCAACAGCATGCTATCATCGACGGTTCTTCCGACTGCCCCTCAGAGCCCTTCGGCGAACGCGGCCGACGCTCATGAGACGGCGTCCATCTCCTCGAATACGAGCAATACGTCCTCGAGCGGCTCGGACGGCACGCTTCAGGACGATGGCGCGGACGCTCACGATGGTCAGCCCGATAAGCCCAAGGACGAAGCTCGGCCGCTGCTCTATTCGTTTCCATCCGAGTCATCATCCGCCGGGCGCTCGACCGATACGTCCAGATTCCCCTAA